A genomic stretch from Erigeron canadensis isolate Cc75 chromosome 9, C_canadensis_v1, whole genome shotgun sequence includes:
- the LOC122581911 gene encoding mediator of RNA polymerase II transcription subunit 7a-like — MATATYPPPLPYYRLYKDYEKDPSSAPEPPPPIEGSYLLFGSKYTTDDVLPGLEDQDVRQLYPKGPNLDFKKELRSLNRGLQLQILELADVLIERPSQYARRVADISLIFKNLHHLLNSLRPHQARATLIHILKLQIQKRKQAVEDIKRRREEAQKLLKEALGTLEGQ; from the exons ATGGCGACTGCTACTTATCCACCTCCACTGCCGTATTACAGGTTGTACAAGGATTATGAAAAAGATCCTAGCTCTGCTCCAGAACCTCCCCCTCCTATTGAAGGGAGTTACCTCCTATTTGGCTCTAAATACACT ACTGATGATGTATTGCCAGGCTTAGAAGATCAGGATGTTCGTCAATTGTACCCAAAAGGCCCAAATCTTG ATTTCAAGAAAGAATTGAGGTCACTAAACAGGGGACTTCAGCTGCAAATTTTAGAGCTAGCTGATGTTTTGATAGAACGGCCATCACAATATGCAAGAAGAGTGGCAGACATTTCTCTTATATTCAAGAATTTGCATCACCTTCTCAATTCGTTACGTCCACACCAG GCCAGGGCAACACTTATTCACATACTCAAACTTCAGATACAAAAACGAAAACAAGCTGTAGAGGACATTAAGAG GAGGAGAGAAGAAGCACAAAAACTTCTCAAGGAGGCACTTGGGACATTGGAGGGACAATAG
- the LOC122581322 gene encoding F-box/kelch-repeat protein At2g44130-like produces the protein MEPQIDTNFTELIPGLPDEIALECLTRLHYIGHAVASHVCHRWRSLLLNPDFYYHRQKSGFTKKRACFVQSLPVQEQTGPRGENIKPEKQTKYGLSVFDPINGIWEQIDPVPKYPDGLPLFCQVASTEGKLIVMGGWNPVSWEPLRDVFVYEFPTQRWTKRVDMPSTRSFFAVGACKGKVYVAGGHDENKNALRSAWVYDVGSDEWTELAQMSEERDECEGVVIGSEFWVVSGYDTDSQGRFKNSADVYDIVTGAWRRVDDVWGVSRCPRSCVAVGQDGNLTSWDQYLPAVQVGTCGVDLGDRVLVTGSAYQGAPQAVYVMEKTNQGQNGKFVKVDVPDEFSGFVQSGCLVEI, from the coding sequence atggaacCACAAATCGATACCAATTTCACTGAATTGATACCGGGCTTGCCCGATGAAATCGCACTCGAGTGTTTAACTCGTTTACATTACATCGGGCATGCCGTGGCATCTCATGTTTGTCATAGGTGGCGAAGTCTTTTATTAAACCCGGATTTTTATTATCATAGACAAAAATCCGGGTTTACTAAAAAAAGAGCTTGTTTTGTCCAATCACTCCCGGTCCAGGAACAGACTGGACCGAGAGGGGAAAATATAAAACCAGAAAAACAAACCAAATACGGGTTATCGGTTTTTGACCCGATTAATGGTATTTGGGAACAAATTGATCCGGTTCCGAAATACCCAGATGGATTACCTTTGTTTTGTCAGGTGGCGAGTACAGAAGGGAAATTAATTGTTATGGGCGGGTGGAACCCAGTGAGTTGGGAACCGTTACGCGATGTGTTTGTGTACGAGTTCCCAACTCAGAGGTGGACAAAGCGAGTAGACATGCCGTCAACTCGCTCATTTTTTGCTGTCGGCGCGTGTAAGGGTAAAGTATACGTAGCTGGGGGACACGATGAAAACAAGAACGCGCTTAGGAGCGCGTGGGTGTATGATGTCGGTTCGGATGAGTGGACCGAGTTAGCTCAAATGAGTGAAGAGCGAGACGAGTGTGAAGGGGTAGTAATCGGGTCGGAGTTTTGGGTAGTAAGCGGGTATGACACCGATAGCCAAGGCCGGTTTAAGAACAGTGCGGATGTTTACGATATTGTAACCGGCGCGTGGAGGCGCGTGGATGACGTTTGGGGGGTTAGCCGGTGTCCCAGGTCTTGTGTGGCAGTAGGGCAAGATGGTAATTTAACATCTTGGGATCAGTATCTGCCGGCGGTTCAAGTAGGGACATGTGGGGTTGACCTTGGGGACCGGGTGTTGGTCACCGGTTCAGCCTACCAGGGTGCACCGCAAGCGGTTTATGTAATGGAAAAAACGAACCAAGGACAAAATGGTAAATTTGTAAAAGTCGATGTTCCTGATGAGTTTTCTGGCTTTGTGCAATCTGGTTGCCTAGTCGAGATTTAA
- the LOC122583586 gene encoding serine/arginine-rich SC35-like splicing factor SCL30A, with protein MEPFNYGEIAMNKENSNGIHVSYIYNPGNVRQLGLKNKGRCQWLHLKLNGQLRVYLLFVEHRVLIILRTLVFRTEDLRVPFGEFGPLKDVYLPRDYYTGEPRGFGFVQYLDPDDAAEAKYQMDGQILLGRELTVVFAEENRKKPSDMRARERSRGRSYDPRGSSIRYSRSPPRGRSYQRSPRYRSPPRRYRYSRSISPRDRRYRQRDRSYSRSPYVSRSRSPTPFRSRNPQGY; from the exons ATGGAGCCCTTTAATTATGGTGAAATCGCCATGAACAAA gaaaattctaatggaattCACGTATCGTATATTTATAACCCTGGTAATGTTCGCCAATTGGGTTTAAAGAATAAGGGTCGTTGTCAATGGTTGCACCTTAAGCTTAATGGCCAACTTAGA gtttatttattgtttgttgaacATCGAGttctcatcattttaagaacTCTTGTTTTCAGAACTGAAGATCTCCGTGTGCCATTTGGAGAGTTTGGCCCTCTGAAGGATGTTTACTTGCCACGAGACTATTATACCGG AGAACCCCGtggttttggttttgttcaatATCTTGACCCAGATGATGCTGCTGAAGCCAAATATCAGATGGATGGACAAATTCTTCTTGGTAGGGAGCTGACAGTTGTTTTTGCAGAGGAAAATAGGAAGAAGCCTTCGGATATGCGAGCAAGAGAACGTTCTAG GGGTCGTTCCTATGATCCTAGAGGGTCATCCATTCGTTATTCTCGTTCACCCCCACGTGGAAGATCATATCAGCGTAGTCCAAGATATCGTTCTCCTCCTAGACGCTATCGTTACTCGAG GTCCATTTCACCTCGAGACCGAAGGTACAGACAGAGAGATAGGTCTTATTCCAGGTCTCCATATGTTTCCAGGAGCAGGAGCCCCACCCCATTCAGGAGCAGGAATCCCCAAGGTTATTAG